Proteins encoded within one genomic window of Triticum aestivum cultivar Chinese Spring chromosome 2D, IWGSC CS RefSeq v2.1, whole genome shotgun sequence:
- the LOC123052563 gene encoding uncharacterized protein — protein MPRSPSPEPERSYPARRRGGGGGNHVLSSRCRSPSPPPRRSLRPRRAAAASSRPLVDDFFPFPSSPSSSPPRPQHRRAPSPEPSSSDSDGGGVAGSSASDRRRRKLKLVVKLSQLPPDQHHRRAPPPPPYSDSSEGEERPAGGGEEQVKPPKKRRIESRDDRSRSREVAGRSDAASAPRTKRLPVPGMARTTPLPDRQALDMILDKLQKKDTYGVFAEPVDLEELPDYNDVIEHPMDFGTVKRKLARNAYRSFEQFEDDVFLICSNAMVYNAPDTVYFRQAHSIQELARKKFQELRDEGIPTENQVRSEQKVGPIPCNRGPIKKPVLRYSDDDLDFLTRKEQIKRPNAKISGADISFRDQVKKPVSRNSENNLSSSFHKERVKKPIFRNSENNLSSSFHGEQVKKSISRNSEDDRSSSIHQVKVKKAISRNSEDDRSPSFQQGQVRKAISRSSENDRSSSLPQQQVKKPTSRSSKDGLSSQKTHVGKPVCRNGEDPECSLEKEPSENPSSANGEDLGLSPEKLVEEPSCRYRDDMDHSRQTESAREPFCRDGQDDLGDSCNEEIAKPFCLNGQDTLGSNVSPATIVSAGDGSDVLSVSQANGAEPPESTAADGCSDKDISSPVDEVGSEKTDDTSARDYSAKPSHKSFVVDETRRKTYHEHEDQPSSDSDLIFDVFCAEPKELISVGLHAEHSYARSLARFAGSLGAQGWRIASERIQQTLPAEVRFGRGWVGEYEPPLPPILVMQDQLRSQVSSDTNMQRNASVPRDNERLRPTESINSKDMSLSLLNRITTGNNVVGVTGSLESPELKPRLFGVSAEPQHRNTDALPLHDKHRASRNTVKTKRATNDQVRKGRHSSNACPPEVQPQRSECSKGASSSVLDVPAVNKMAGHRPFFQPPEAVRAHQMKKSDSSQSAQSTKGPGVHDMLSPNNGIGHPKPFFQSQEPVAPQPKNEATWVYHGRPGDAKFGTSEKSRQTSNIGFITKNEPVNANGFAMNPSAQNNFSDHAKSMVPTAVPGQVNVSNRGFDASRNIFSAFPTAVRENQGIPPAPVAQSWISFGASSESKPTIVSPNFNDGNSGWKMPFANVRTCDETKISAVPQFFRQPVQVPRESPGQNKGLVIFPQLVQTDFSRSQGQSQWQGLVPHMQQKPNMDMLRPDLNIGFPSPGSPPARQSSGINLEAQQPDLALQL, from the exons atgccgcggtcgccgtcgccggagccggagAGGAGCTACCCCGCGCGCCGGAGGGGAGGCGGAGGCGGGAACCACGTCCTGTCGTCGCGCtgccgctcgccgtcgccgccgccgcgccgctcgctccgcccgcgccgcgccgccgccgcgtcctctcgcCCGCTCGTCGACGATTTCTTCCCTTTCCCCTCGTCgccatcgtcgtcgccgccccgcccccagCACCGGAgggcgccgtcgccggagccgtcCAGCTCCGACTCCGACGGAGGCGGCGTGGCTGGCTCCTCCGcctccgaccgccgccgccgcaagctcaaGCTCGTCGTCAAGCTCTCCCAGCTTCCTCCGGACCAGCACCACCGCCGGGCCCCACCTCCCCCTCCCTACTCGGACTCATCGGAGGGGGAGGAGCGGCCGGCTGGCGGAGGCGAGGAGCAGGTCAAGCCGCCCAAGAAGCGCCGGATCGAGTCGCGCGACGACAGATCTCGCAGTCGCGAG GTTGCTGGGAGGAGCGACGCTGCCAGCGCGCCGCGGACGAAGCGGCTCCCGGTGCCAG GGATGGCAAGGACAACGCCGCTGCCGGACCGGCAGGCGCTGGATATGATTCTTGACAAGCTGCAGAA GAAGGATACGTACGGTGTGTTTGCTGAGCCGGTGGATCTGGAGGAG TTGCCTGACTACAATGATGTGATTGAGCACCCAATGGACTTCGGCACTGTCAAGAGGAAGCTTGCTAGGAATGCATATCGCTCGTTCGAGCAATTCGAG GATGATGTTTTCTTAATTTGCAGCAATGCAATGGTGTACAATGCGCCTGATACGGTTTACTTCAGACAG GCCCATTCCATACAAGAGCTGGCAAGAAAGAAGTTTCAAGAACTTAGGGACGAGGGCATACCTACAGAAAACCAAGTAAGGAGTGAACAGAAAGTTGGACCTATTCCGTGCAACAGAGGACCAATTAAGAAGCCTGTTTTGAGGTATTCAGATGATGATCTAGACTTCTTGACCCGTAAAGAGCAAATTAAGAGACCAAATGCAAAAATTTCTGGAGCTGACATAAGCTTCAGAGATCAAGTGAAGAAACCCGTCTCTAGGAATTCAGAGAACAACTTAAGTTCTTCATTCCACAAAGAGCGAGTTAAGAAACCGATTTTCAGAAATTCAGAGAACAATTTGAGTTCCTCATTTCATGGAGAGCAAGTTAAGAAATCCATATCCAGAAATTCGGAGGATGATCGAAGTTCCTCAATCCACCAAGTGAAAGTTAAAAAAGCCATTTCAAGAAATTCGGAGGATGATCGAAGCCCCTCATTCCAACAAGGGCAAGTTAGGAAAGCCATTTCAAGAAGTTCCGAAAATGATCGAAGTTCCTCTTTGCCCCAACAGCAAGTCAAGAAACCTACTTCCCGGAGTTCGAAAGATGGTTTGTCATCCCAGAAGACACACGTTGGGAAGCCAGTTTGCAGAAATGGAGAAGATCCAGAGTGCTCATTAGAGAAAGAGCCATCTGAAAATCCTAGCAGTGCGAATGGAGAAGATTTAGGCTTATCCCCAGAAAAACTTGTTGAGGAGCCCAGTTGCAGATACAGAGATGACATGGACCACTCCCGCCAAACAGAGTCAGCTAGGGAGCCTTTTTGCAGAGATGGACAAGATGATCTAGGCGACTCCTGCAACGAAGAGATTGCTAAGCCATTTTGTTTGAATGGCCAAGACACATTGGGTTCAAATGTCTCTCCTGCCACCATTGTTTCTGCAGGAGATGGCTCTGATGTCTTAAGCGTGTCACAGGCTAATGGTGCTGAGCCCCCTGAATCTACTGCAGCCGATGGGTGTTCCGACAAAGACATCAGTTCTCCAGTGGATGAGGTCGGGTCTGAGAAGACTGACGATACTTCAG CACGAGATTATTCAGCAAAGCCCAGCCACAAGTCATTTGTGGTAGACGAGACTAGACGAAAAACTTACCATGAACATGAAGACCAGCCTTCATCAGATTCTGACCTAATATTTGATGTCTTCTGTGCGGAGCCAAAAGAGCTGATAAGT GTTGGACTTCATGCTGAGCACTCTTATGCAAGAAGTTTGGCTCGTTTTGCTGGTTCACTTGGTGCCCAAGGTTGGAGAATTGCTTCTGAGCGTATTCAGCAGACATTACCCGCTGAAGTGAGGTTTGGACGTGGCTGGGTTGGAGAATATGAGCCACCATTGCCACCTATTCTAGTTATGCAAGACCAGTTACGAAGTCAGGTTAGCTCTGATACGAATATGCAAAGGAATGCTTCGGTGCCCAGAGATAATGAAAGACTCAGACCAACAGAAAGCATTAATTCAAAGGATATGAGTTTGAGTCTACTTAATCGGATAACCACTGGTAATAATGTAGTTGGTGTGACTGGTTCACTTGAGAGTCCAGAACTTAAGCCAAGATTATTTGGTGTTTCTGCTGAACCCCAGCACAGGAACACTGATGCCTTACCACTGCACGATAAACACAGAGCATCTAGAAATACTGTGAAGACGAAAAGAGCAACCAATGATCAAGTTAGGAAAGGCAGACACTCTTCCAATGCCTGCCCTCCTGAAGTGCAACCACAGAGGTCTGAATGTTCAAAAGGAGCTTCTTCTAGTGTGCTTGATGTGCCTGCCGTGAACAAAATGGCTGGCCACCGACCTTTTTTCCAACCGCCAGAAGCAGTCAGAGCTCATCAAATGAAAAAAAGCGACTCGTCTCAAAGTGCTCAGAGCACGAAAGGTCCTGGTGTTCATGATATGCTTTCCCCAAACAATGGTATTGGGCATCCTAAACCCTTCTTCCAGTCTCAGGAACCAGTTGCACCACAGCCCAAAAATGAAGCTACATGGGTGTACCATGGAAGACCTGGTGATGCAAAGTTTGGAACTTCTGAGAAAAGCAGACAAACGAGCAACATTGGATTCATTACTAAAAATGAACCGGTAAATGCCAATGGCTTTGCCATGAATCCGAGTGCACAGAATAATTTTAGTGACCATGCAAAGTCAATGGTACCAACCGCAGTACCTGGCCAAGTAAACGTATCAAACCGAGGGTTTGATGCTTCCAGGAACATTTTCTCAGCATTTCCAACAGCTGTTAGGGAGAACCAGGGCATTCCGCCTGCTCCAGTAGCCCAATCTTGGATCTCATTTGGTGCTTCATCAGAGAGCAAACCAACCATAGTGAGTCCGAATTTTAATGACGGCAACTCTGGCTGGAAGATGCCATTTGCAAATGTCCGAACTTGTGATGAAACGAAGATAAGTGCTGTTCCTCAGTTCTTTAGACAACCTGTTCAGGTTCCTAGAGAAAGTCCAGGTCAAAACAAGGGCTTGGTGATATT